The genome window CGGGAGCCAagagggctgggaggaaggggaggcgaGCCTGACGTCGTCTCCGCTGCTAGATGGCAAGACGATTGGAGAGGCTGCGCATCCTCAAGGTGGGTGGCCTCAGGGCTGCCGAGGGCCACACATCCCAAGACACAGGGTTGTGCCTCCACCCTGCAAGTGGGTCCCCGGCAAATAGACACTCACCTGCCTTCTCATGACCTCTATCTCCAGTTCATTTAGCTCTTCCAGGCTAATCTCGGTGATCAGATCTGCCTCCAGGTTGCTGGGAAATAAGAAAAGACAGAGAGTCGGATCTTCGAGGTCCCAGGCTGGGCCCGCCAGGATGCACAGGAGGGCCATGAAGGCAGGTGGGGGAGGTTGGGGGCTTTTCGGGACAGTGAGTCTATCAGCTTGGAGTCCCTGCTTTCCTGGGTAGCAGGTCCTGGGGCCTGAGGGCTGGAAGCTGGCCAAGCTGTGGAATGCTAGCAGGCCCCAATACCCAAAGCATGGCCAGCTGCTCACAACTCCTTCCTGGGCAGCCTGCTTGCCAGCTCCTCTGGTCCCTGCTCAAAGGGCTCCAGCTTTTCTCCCGCAGGGTCCCTGGGACCCTTCTTACCGCTCATAAAGGAACCTCATGCCTTGAAAGCTGCCAGGATACTCCTGGGGAGGGCCACCGCCATGGCCTGCTTCTCTTGACATTCCGGTTGTCGGCAGCTCGGGCCCCTAAGGAAAGGAACGGTCAAAGTAGCCTGCTTGGGCCCAGCTGGGTGGCTGCCCCACACTTTGTCCAGGAATGACAGTGCCCCCCATCGGGAGTCACGTGATGCCTGATCCTCCGGAATCAGAAGCTGGCAGCTTCTGACCACGAGAAGAGCCTGGGAATCCCACAGGCTGGCCGCCTGCCACCACCCCACCCGCACCATGCTCCTCAGTAGCTCTTGGCCAACCAGGCTGTGGCAAGAGAAGAGCAGTGAAGGGGTCCCTGTCCTCTGCCAGCACTGTCACATGCAGACATCAGCTGAGTCTGAGCAAGCactgagggagaaaggaaaacgTCACTTTCAGAACCAAGAGAATTGAGGCCTAGCAAGGTGGCCACACTTCCTAAGGGCAGACAGGAAGCActggagctcaggagagaagCCTGGCTACTGGGAAACCAGGGTGAGCCCAGCCATCCCTGAGGCCTTCGGTTTGACCCATATGCTAATGACTCCAGGGAGTGGGGGTCTCTGGTCCAGGGCTCTGGGGTCGGGGGGGGTCTCGTGACCTGGaagctctctttctctttattcatttGGGGTGGAATCatttcagcatttattgtaaCACTTTCCCTAGAACAGTCAGGGCTCCCTCCTCCCTAAGATGGCTGCCTTTCCACAGTATTTTATGCAACATGGCTGCCATTTTCTCTTGAGCATTCCCTTAGATGGTGAATGTAGCTTAAAAGATTCGATACAGAACAATGGAACTCAGATGATTTCACAGAACATcaggtctccctccctctccaaccaggttgccttcccctcccccccacccccggaagTTGTGCAACAGTATAACAACCATGTTTCTGAAACTTGCCCTCATCCACAGTGAAAGTGGCTTAAAGGATGGGCCACAGAATGTGAGACTTACATGATTCCCTTCAATACTCAGGtctccctcctctccagcctgATTGCGTTTTCCCAGTAACTTTTGCAATAGCCACCATCTTTCTAAAACTTTCCCTCACCCAAGTTGAGGGAAAGCTGAATGTAGCTGAAACGCTTGGCTACAGAAGGACAGAACTCAGTGACTCACGTAATTCTCTAGAATAGTCAGGTCTTCCTCTTCTTCAAAATGGCTGCCTTTTTGCAGTATCCTTTGCAACAGTATAGCCACCACTTTTTCTAGAGCATTCCCTCACTCATATTGAATGTAGCTTAAAGAATTGGCTACAATATATTCAAACTCAATTGATTGGATTTCCTAATAACCAGAGGCAAAGGAATCTCACTTGCCTTACCCTCGTCTTACCCTCGTCCCAGCCCtaagatatagatacatagatatatttatttatatgtatatctatatttacatatttatatatacttatatatatttttatgtagaaatatacatttatatataaaaatagatataaaatatagacatacagagaaaatatacatatatagagataAACAcagatatatttattcatttattaataagAAAGAGTCATTTCACACACACTAgacttttgcacagtaaagtatatATGTAGTCCCCAAGCAATGTCTGCTTCAGGCATTCTGGACTCTAGGTTGAACCACTAGCCAAATAAATAATGGCCCTGACCTCTTGCTAGACTTTGCTGCTCTCATTTGCCTGCCTAGTTCACAGGAGCTTCATCCTTCCCCCAAAGTCAACATCTGGCCCTGCTTGAGCTACCGTCTTCAGACTAAAGCTGGTACCCCCAAACCCAACTCTGCCACCAAGTGCCAAGGGCCCCATACAGTACCATTTTCTGGGACTGGGTGGCAGCCGTATTCCAAACCGCAGCAAAGTTAGCAGCCTTTGGATCCAACTTCTGTTGCTGCTGAGGAGCACCCAGGGACTGGGATCCATGCTCCTTCATTTCTAGAATGAAGAACAGAGCACCCAGGAACATCCACTAAGGCTATACCAAGGCTTCATGGGCACAGAACACACCAGAAAAAAAGATAGGGTTCCCCAACTTCTTAGGAATCACTCAAGACACTGATGTCCACTCGCCAAGCCCAGGTCTTAGTTCCTTCAACTATTCAAAATGtagcaagtatttactgagtgtcaaGCTCTGAGCTGAGTTATTAAGAAGTGAGCAATGGCCAAGAGACAAGATCGCAGCAATCAAGAAACTgaccatttgtgtgtgtatacagagtgggggagggggcagaaaatAGTCCTTCAGTGTAGATTCAGATCAAGAGCTACATGctcccaaaacaataaaaacaggaTAACAAGACAGAAGGGAGGGGCAACTTCCAGAAAAGTCAGAAACAATATTGAGGCAGACACCTGAAAAAGATTCCAGCCACAGAAAATCTGGGGAAAGAgctttctaggcagagggaacacctAGTGCAAAGGCTGTGAAGAAGAAGCAGTCCTGGGATGTTAAAAGGACAGGTATAAAGGCAGTGTGGAGTGGGTCGGCATGCCACAGCAGGAACTGTATTGAGGAGATGACCTTGCTTGGATCTTGTAGATCATGGTAAGGCATTTAGGTTTTACTCTAAAGGGAAGAAGAAGGCATTGTAGGGTTAGGAGAGAGAATTGATTTGATTGATCTTATAAACTGAGCTTTCGGAATGTTTTGCAGTAGACACACTGGTGGcttggatgggggtgggtggctgTTGGTCCCAACTGTCTCCCTCACAGGCCACAAAATACTCACATCATCAATCCCTTTCCCTACAACTCCCCTGTCACTCAAACCacaaatatatgtacatgcacaccaaggcacagacacacacgtgtACCCACTCATACACGCAAACATGCATATATGAGTGTCTGCCCAGCCACACCCACACATTTGCCAACACACAAGCACAGGTGCAGACACCCAAGGGAAGGGAGATTACAGGAGATCCTCACCTTCTGCCACCACATGCGCTTGGCTACGCCCATGGCTTCCAGGATCCAGCTCTTCAGCCATGaatttttctatctcttccttGGTTCTAGGAGGTTGTTTCGCCATCAAAGCCAGTTGTTCACTTGGAACCTATGCCCAAGAATGCACAgggagcagagcacagaggacacGTTTGGAAAATCAGCTCTTTGAGGGGTAGGAGCTCAAGGAAGATATATCTGGACATGGGGGTGGAACCAGACTCCCTCTTTGGGCTCACACCGTGGACCCAGCACCTTCTGTTCCTGTTGTATCTTGCTGGCTGGGTTCAAGGCCTTCTCCCTTGCTACTCTGTAAGTGACTTAGGAGAAGTGATAAGGCTCAGAACCATTGCCTGTGAGAACTGCCCTGGCTCTAGGATCATCTGATTTGACCCCATTGGGGGGCAAGTAGGCTCCACCCTTCAGCATTTCCAGATAGAGGCAGGGACTAGCACAAGACCCCAGAGTCAGTCAGTGGTCAAAGCAGGGTTAGATCCTGCCATGGATTCTGCAAGGCCAGCTCTGGCTAGTTATTCAGGCCATAGCACCCTTCAGAAATCATCCTCTGCAGAGTGTCCCCTGCCTTCCCCAATACAGAGTTCCCAGGCAGGGGACGTGGCCTTTTGATGCCCTGGCTCAGCCTGCACAGGAATTATGAGACCCACAGGAGGGATGGGCAGGAGAAGAGGGACCTGCCTACAGCCACTGGAGCCCCCAGTGTCCCCAGCCCTGCAACCTCTGGTCTAAGTCCAAATCCTCCCTCAGCTTCCCTACTGATGAGACCTCTGTGAGGGTAAGGTTTATGTGTCCACTTGGCTCGCCTAAAGTATCCAGTTATTCCATCAAGCGCTAGTCTAGGCATTGTTATCAAGGCATTTTGTAGCTGTTGTTAATATCTACACCAGTGGACTTTAAGTAAAGGACATTATGAATCCTTGCTAAGGTGGgcaggcctcatccaatcagctgaaggccttaagAACAAAGACTGAGGTTTCCCAGAGGAGAAATTCTGCTCAAGACTGCAGCGTCAGCCCCTCCCTAAGATTCCAACCTGCTGCACTGCCCTGAAAGTTTTGGCCTTGCTAGCCCCACAATGGCATAAGccaatttctcaaaataaatttttctatacacacatatgtatatgcatatctatatacatccacatacacacatcttgttggttccatttctctggagaactctgactcaTACAGCCACCAAAGGTGAACCCTCAGCTCTTGGGAACAGCCCCAGAGCCCCTGGAGAAGAGGAGGCTATTTGTAAAAGAAAGCAAGCACAGCTGGGgccaggtgggagggagaggaagaaagtggggaggggaagaggaaggaggaaggaaaggggcaaaggagaggaaagggaggggccAGGCTTGCTTAGAGAAGGTGGCACAACATGGGCTGCCGGACCCCCTCCCTGGCCCACCTGTCCAGTGCTGGGAACAAGCTCTCTGGAGCAGAGCTGACAAAGACCCTGCCTGCATTCCTGAAGGCCCTGAGAGAAGCCCTTTCCAGCTCCAGTGGAGCAGCTGCAATGAAATCTGAGCTTTCTGGAGGGCCACCTTAGGAGCACAGAAGTGTGTTCTGTGGGACTCAGGAGCCTGGGAAGCAGGAGCCGTGGGTTTCTGGCAGGCCAGGGTTGCCAATTGAATTtgaatgtcaaataaacaacaaataattttttagcataAGTGTGCAATATTTGGGACGTACATACACTAAAAATTTATCCATGGTTTATCTGACATTCACATTTAACTGGGTATCccgtattttatctggcaacactATGCCCTGccttgaccttgagcaagtctttgggcctcagtctccccattgGACGATGGAACTAATAGTCCCCTCCCTACAGGGTGGCTGATTGTGAGAGCAGTCAAGTTAGCAGAGCTGGATAGGTACGGGAGTGACCTTGCACTATTGACCTCAGATCAGATTTCCCTCTGACTACCAACTGGCCTTAACCAGTTGGTGCTTCCTGGGCCTTGAGTCACTGGGTCCATGTGCATGCAGAAGCACTGCCTCCTGGTGGCAAAGGACCCCACCACCTAAAGCCAAGCAAAGAGGGTGGGGAGACTTTGAACTTGCCCCTTACCATGTCTCTCTAGCACGCTAAACTTTTCTCTCCAACACCATAAATTCCTTCTGAAATTGGCCCAGACTCTCACTCCAGACATTTCCCAAATCCCCCACTGTCTGGTGCGATAACCTCAGGGACCCAAAGTGCTAGAGCACCCCGGGTACAGAGTGATCTTCCAAGTCTTGTGAGGGCCAGGAGCATGGCCCGTGGCCAAGTATGAGTGGTGGGCTGCAGAGACCTAAACCCTAGTGAAAGGCTCCCAGAGAAGAGAACCAGCGAGCCTGAAGGTCTTCCCCACCCAGAGGTTAGACAGATGActctgggagtggggaggagtgaTGCAGAAAACATCTGGcttagatatgtgtgtgtatatgtttgctGTGTTTTACACAAATGAGATCATACGTTTGAGGTACGTGCTGTTCTGAAACTTACTTTCTAAAGTGAACAGTATGCCTTGGGGATCTCCCTTGTCAGAACAAATCTACCCCACGTCATTTGAACACTGCACAGTATTTTGCTGCACGGCTGCACCCCTGTTTATCGACGTGCTGGTGGACATTTGAGGTGTCTAGAGCcttttgcttttataaacaatGTGGCAGGGAACATTCCTGGACATGCCTCTTTGCACATGTGTCTACATGTTTTTGTAGAGCTGGTGCCTAGAGGTGGAATCGTGAAGTTCTAAGGTATGTGTGCTGACAATTTTGACCAATATTGGCAATGTCCCCTCCAAAGAGGTTGCACCAAGGGGGACCTCACTAAGGGGAAGAAAGTGCTGGTTTCTTCACAGCCTTGTCAATGGAAGATATAATGAAACTTTCTAAAAGGCATCGTTGTGATGGGTGAAAAATGATCtctatctcattgttttaatttatattgctTTAATTATGAATAAacctgagcatttttttcatatgtttattgatcTTCCGTATTTCTTTCCTCTGAACTATCTGCTGGAGGGCTTGaatctttattaaaataagagCTGTTTTATTAACAGAAAGGGATGGGGGTGAGAGCTCTCCCTCCCTTCAAGCTAAGcatctccaaagaaaacatatcatCTTTTTCCCTAAAGGTGATCGTGAGCGTAGAGCCTCCACTGGGGACCAAACAAACCCAGCTAATTGCATACAAGTTCGTGTTGAAATCTGGAGGGcatccagccccctcctccccacagagCGAGTGTTCACCTCGGGCTGTTGCctgcctgtctgcctgtctgccctcatttgtgtctgtctgtctctccgcCTGCCCGACCATCTGCTCCCACCAATACCTTCCAACCACTGGCCTCTCCCAGCTGTTCAGCCAGCCATGCACTCTACTCAGATTCCTGACTGGCTTGAGGTCTGATAGCCACGTCTGCTAGCTGCTCCCACCTCCTTTGTAAGCAGAAGTAGGAGGTGATGGGAACCCAGGCCTGGGGTCAGTACATCTGGGAGTGTCTCCTACCTCAGACACTGGGGCATCTTAGGCTtcctctgctctgagcctcagtttcccatctcaCATGGAAGAATGGGCTAAAATTCAGTTTCCGACTGTTTCATGGTTTCAGGGAAGTGTGTTGGGGGCTATTCCAGCCTCTCTTCACCCAGAGCAGTGCTGTTTTTATCATCTTCTTATGTTGCAGTTCTATGGAAGAGGCCTCTCAAAGCCAGTGGGCACGTTGCTCTGCTGCCCCCCAGCTCGGATCACAGCACAGTCTCAGGCAGCTTCCATCTCAGGCCGCGAGTGAGCCCGATTTTGGCTGCAAACCCAGATCTTCCAGGCATCTGGGAGCTTCCTCTCTACTTGCTAATGAAACTTAGGAACCTGTAAACAATTCTGCTTCCTGCTTCTGGAAGCAGCTGGTACTGAGGTCATCCCTGGAGCCCCAGGGCCCTCCCCAaaccagaggggaaaaggaagggtgACTCGCAGAGCCTGGCAGCTGTCCCTCCGTTCCTTAAAAAGACAGGAAGGACAGAGAGCAAACTTCAGGCACTGTAGCTGGCCCAGGGAAGGAGGGCCACCTTatgagcagagagagggaaataaGTGGCAGGGCCACGGGGGGCAGCCctgggaacccccccccccccccccaccgaggACAGGGCTCCTTTCATCCAGAATGACCGCCTTGAGTCAAGACTGCCTGGGTGCCAGGCGCTGGGGCTAGGGATGAAGTCCCCATCCTCATGGAGCTCCTGCTTTTGAGGGCAGATAGAAAAGGATGGGCCAGAAGTCCATGGGTCTGTGGGGACAGTAGCAGGGGGTTGTTTTGTGGTAGTCCTGCCCGTAATCCTGCCACATCCTGCTTCCTTGGGAGTGTGGTGAGTGCTCCCTAGAACTTTGCCTCCCCAGGGGGCTCAGGTTGATAGAAAAGTCTTCTGTGCTTTGAGTGGAAATGCTGGTCACACCTCCTGAACTCTGGTCCAGTCTGCAGGGAGCAGATCCAGCAGACATTAGTTAAAGACACCGACGCAGCCCCCGATCTGGCTGACAAGCATACTGGCAACACGGTGCTGCTGAGATGCTCTGGGTTCCTTTCATATCAGCTACTACAGGTTCCCCCTGTGAGGGGCGGCTGCCTGGACAAGTCACCTAGTTTAGAGCTGCAACCACCTAGTTTAGGGTGATTGTTGCTGGCTGATGGCCCGAGGGATAACTGTGGACTGCCCTGCAGGTAGGGCAAGAATGAGACTAAGAGTGAAGCATCATGACAGGAAGCCCAACCCCCTGCTGCTGttgctccttcttccttcccGTCTCTCTGTTGCCTGTCAGTCAACTGTGCTTCAAGTTCAGGGAACCCTTGTCATGGGTGGGGAAGGACCTCTCTCCTGATTCCCCAGGGGTGGGGTTGGACCAGGTGACCTCACAGAGTCCTCAGCCTTGCCTGCCAGGTGAATCCTCACGGAGCACTGCATCTGCTTTCAATTGTTTCCATACCCAATGACTGAAATGTGACGTGTATGTAAAACTCAAGACAGTCAGAGGCCAAAGGAAAATGGCCAACAATAACGAAGAGGTGGAAAAGTGCTGTAAAGGCAGAGATGCTGAGCTGCTCAAAAGCATACGTAGCAGTGGCCCCTGTGACCTGGAGGAAGACACAGAGGAGAACCTCGGGTGAGTGAAAACCAGTCCTGGGAAACTAATGACAAGCTCTCCCATCCACGAAGCAGAGCCACTTCCCAGTATCCCCCATTTTACACATAGACAATCTGGAGCCCATGGAGGGCTGGGACGTGAGCCAGTTTCACTTAGCAATTCAGTGGCGGGGCTTAGATGCAAACCTGTGTCTTCAGACTGGCCACCCAGGGTCCTTGTCGGAACAGGAGGAGGTCCAAGGGAGGAAATGGCTCGAGAGAGTTCCAAAAAACATCTTCTAGACCCTTAGCTACTCTGCCCTGCCCTTCACTTTTGGAAGACAGGGCCAGCAGGCAGGTCACAACACAAAGCATACACACCAGGGAGGATGGGGTGCAGAGTCCAGGCTCTGCAGTTTGGCTGCTCTCCTCCGCCCCTCCCACCATGGCTCCTCATTTagtggctgtgtgaccctaggcaatATGGCCCAGTGATCCCACCTGAAAACAACAGGGAAGGGGCCATGGAATGTGAAGCATTCAGCTCCTAGCAGGGTTTGTGCTTGAAACTGGGGCTGCAGGATTTGCACGCCATCTTCAAGGCCTTCCTGTTTGTTCATTTCCAAGGATGAAGTGCCTGCTGCTGGCGGGGCTGGTGGCCCTCAAGCTTGGGCCCCGGCTTCAGCTCTATCAGTAACCTATCTCTGCATCCTCCTGGGCCTTCGGCTACTCCCCTCGCCAGAGTTCCAACAAACATCCTCTAGATCCTGAGCACGGAAGCATTGCCACATCTTTCTCAGCACTGGGAAAGCAGTTCCATAAGGGCAGAGACCTTGTGGTCTAcactcacctctctctctccccagcactTAGTGCACTGCTTGACTCGTGGTAGGAGCTCATCAATTGAATAAAAATGACCtgatgctgcataacacagggagatcaactggatgcttggtgatgacctagaggggtgagatagggaagatgggagggaggctcaagagggaggggacatggggatatatgtataaatacagctgattcgcttggttgtacagcaaaaactggcacaacagtgtaaagcaattatactccaataaaaatctgaaaaaagtgACCTGAatggtaaacaaacaaacattaaaaaaaccccaactgtCCTCCAGTGTTTTGTCTCTCTCAGGCTACTCTCCTTTCTCAACTCCCGGAAAGTGTTGCCCCCTAGCCCACACTCTGTCTCCACTCTTTCACCTCCCAGATATTCCTCTCCTCATTCTAGTCGGGCTTACTACTCAACCAAAAGTGCCCCAGGCTAAGGTCACCAATGACCTCTTGGCAGCTCAATCCAATGAGCCCGCCTCACTCATCTTACTTGACTTCTTGGAAGCATTTCATATAATTGTCCTCTCTCTTCTGCTAGAAATACTCTGCTCCCCTGCTTTCCAGGACTCTACACTCCTGTGGtttccccctgcctctctggcctctctcctGGCCCACTGGGCCCATACCCAGACTTCAATTAGCATCTTTATGGTACCTCAAACCACTCTGCTATCTGCTGCTTCAGCCTAGTCCTCCCTGTTTTGTTCCCTTCAGACACACTCCTCACCACACACTCAACATGCTGCCCCCAACGTACTCTTCCTCCAGTGGAAGTCAACCTATTCTACCTTCCTGGAGAATGGACCATCTATCCCACTGTCTGAGCCCCCAAAACTGAGAGTCATGTGGGACTCCTCCCAATCCCCTCCCAACCCAGTCAGTCATTGTGCACAGTTCTGTTCCCTCTGTGATGGGTAAGTTtttgtgtcagcttgactgggctaCAGGGTGCCCCAATATTTAGCTAACCACGATTTCTGGCTGTGTCTGTGACGGTGTTCCAGATGATATCAACATCTGAATTGGTGAACTGAATAATGCACATGGCCCTCCGCAATGTAAGTGGGCATCATACAATCTAttaagggcctgaatagaaccaaaaggcagaagaaggggaaatttgctccccccacccctctctctctgACTACTTGAGCTGGCACATTGATCTCCCCCCTGCCTTTGAACTGGAACTCACACCATTGGCTTTCCTGAGCCTCCAGCTAGCAGAAGGCATGTTGTGGGGCTTCCCAGTCTCCATAATAGCCATTGCATGAGGTGATTCCTTACAACACATCAATCTCTTTCTATATCTCTATGTCTATAGAGATGGATATCTATaaggatatatatctatatctctatatctatcaATATATCTCATATGGGTTCTGTGTCTGGAGAACCCTCCTGGAACCTCTTAAATATATAATTCAGTGTTTGAGCAAAACTCTTCCCCATGGTCTACTTCAGTGTGTCTCCTTTCTCACCAACCCAGCCAACCCCATCACCATATCTTGCCTGGATGACTGCCATAGCCTCCAACCTTATCTCTTTGATCCTGCTGAGCCCGTTTTCTGTGCAGCAGGCAGAGAGATTGCTACAAATACAATAGGTCTAGTCATGGCCTCTTGCTCCCACTATTACTAGAGTAAAGATTACAACGTTGAGGGTGGCCTAGGGAGCTGTGCATGGACTGACTTCCCTCTGCATTTTCCAGCCTCATCTTGCACTGGTGTTTCCCCTTCTGCTACCCTGGCTTCTTCTGTTTGCTTAAAAACATGATGGCCTTGCTGGCCTCCAAACCTCTTCACACGTTGTCCCTCTGCCTGGTTTAATTGTCTTCTCGGCTTTTTTGCCTGACTGATTTCTACTTATCCTTCAAGTTTTAGATTGGATACAGCTTCTTCAAGAAGGCTTTCTCTGGCAGCCCTCACCTCCAACCTCCTGCACATCCCCTAGCAGAAAGTTGCACACGCTCTGTTGCTGTGGCTGGTCTCATGCTTCCCCCACCAAGCTACGCACAGAGCTCCAAACATGTAGGGCCCTTCTGGAGCCCCATGGCTTGAGTGGAAGCAGGGACACCCCCAGTCTGGGGGACATGGTGCTCCGCCAGCAGCATTCCCTCTATGTCCGGTCAGCCCCAGGATTCTGAGGTGCTGGCATCAACCAGCCCACCGTGCTCCTGTGATTAAGTGTAACCAGCCTGATATGAATGTTACCCAGCCTCTATAGCCTCTATTTTTATAGCACGTAAAGCCCGGTGAAATCGAATCCATCACGCGGTTTGAGCTCTTCAGAGAAATTGTTGAAAGCCACTGTTATTGGACCCACTAGGCTTGTGATTCATGAAAACAACATGTtttgcctattaaaaaaaaatttaagagggcACAAATATTTTGTCTATTCTTCAGGCTTTGGGTTCTTCCATCACTCTCCACAGAGGGACCCTGGGAAAACCATTCTGAAGCCCACTTCACCTCTCCCAACCCCACCTGCCCTGTGGGGACCCTCAGCAGCTGTCCCAGGCCCATCCATCTGTGGCAAGCAAGAATCTGCTCCGGGGCACGGTTTGAGAACAGCGAGGAGCCCCATCTTTGCCGGCATCTCAGAGAAGTCATGATGTCCACTCCTGAGCTTTTCCAGAGTGTGTATGATGTGCTAAGAGTTGGCAGAAGGAGCAACAAAGACTCCCCCTGCCATGAGAAGAGTGTTAtgagctgaactgtgtcccctaccccagttcatatgttgaagtcccgaCCTCCAGTCcctcagaatgtgattgtatTCGGAGgtaggtctttaaagaggtaattaaggttaaatgaggtcaatAGGGTGATCACTGATCCAatctgactgatgtccttataagaagaggagattaagaTACAGACACGTACACagggaagaccacgtgaagatacagggagaagacggctgtctacaagccaaggtgagaggcctcaggagaaaccaagcctgcccacaccttgatctcagactccccgcctccagagctgggagacaatacatttctgtcatttaagcgACCCCGTCTGTGtgactttgttatggcagcctgagcaaactaATACTGGAACTTGGGTTATAATTGGAGAATAAAATTAGTCAACACATTGTATTTAATTGAACACTGACTGcgagccaggcactgggctgagttctggggaagaagtggtgagaaaaaaaaattct of Hippopotamus amphibius kiboko isolate mHipAmp2 chromosome X, mHipAmp2.hap2, whole genome shotgun sequence contains these proteins:
- the FATE1 gene encoding fetal and adult testis-expressed transcript protein — encoded protein: MAKQPPRTKEEIEKFMAEELDPGSHGRSQAHVVAEEMKEHGSQSLGAPQQQQKLDPKAANFAAVWNTAATQSQKMGPELPTTGMSREAGHGGGPPQEYPGSFQGMRFLYERNLEADLITEISLEELNELEIEVMRRQLHVITGRLRALENEGATWRHRETLIFTMLLSTCIASLWLWMRQ